The Quercus lobata isolate SW786 chromosome 9, ValleyOak3.0 Primary Assembly, whole genome shotgun sequence region AAACAAACAGCTTAGTATGTTGATACGCACTCTTAGTGCTAGGTATTTGATTTATGTGGCATTAGTTTAAgctttagttttcagtttttaacttataagtataactttttaaaacttcattttttctgcttttctcactttttaaaaattttttaaggtacaaatatactttaatatacttttttcaaaaaaaattttaacaaaaagttagaTAAACCATCCCTAAACATACACTTAGATGTGAAAAAGAGGGATTTTGCTTAACTATCTGAATTTGTTACTTATAACTCACTTATCATTAGTATGTAGCTCTAGTTTTCTTTGATGCTAGGACTATATTCATAATGTTGGCAATACTACTTTTTGGGTAGATATAAGATTCCCAATATTCTTAAAAGTGAATAAGTTcctatttacccaaaaaaaaaaaagaaaaaaaaaaggctaagcTTTGTGTGGACTTTAATAGTTGTGAGAATTTGTGCATTGCATATACTGCAAACACACTAAGAAAAGAATCACACATGTTTTTTAAGCAAGGAATATATAAGAGATGGAATATATCAAAGCATATGATACGTATCTCCATCAAGGATGCACGTTTATTTCAACAaggaacaaagaagagaaaaagatccAAGAAAAGATAGTCATATTTAGATtcccaaaacaaataaaacaaattcacattcccaaaattttccattcacAAAACATACACCTCAACCTCATATTCCATTACTCAAAAAGAGAACATACATGGCAGCATCATATGCTTTCTCACTTCCCAatctttttatcaaaaaaatcaacaaaagaaaaggcgGGGAAAAGCAGAATTCTAAAACCATATATATGCATATCTACATTCGACAGTACTCTCAGATTCTCTCCAAAACCTttagacaaaagaaaaagaaacagaagtACAGCTACTTGAAGAGCCTCATGTGCCTCATGTGGaccatctctctctctgattctaTTATTTCTCTGTTGTCTGATTGGAAAAGTGCCATGTATGATGGAGAATTATTGAGCTTATgcagacagagagagaaatggGATCTCTTATTCATAGGTCGGCAGTAGAAATATGTACATTGCTGAAACAGCCCTTCCTTTCTTGCTTGCTTATTGCCTTTGAACCATTTCATTCTATTGCACTTGTACCTTCATTTAGGATCCATGGGTGCCCTGcatttacaaaaaaacaaaacagagtTCAGCACTTTTGTTCTAATATTAAAAGCTAAAAGAAGCCCAGGAATTAAAACACAGATTCAAAGTGAAAGAATTAAAAGTTAAACATAAAATTAGATCAAGACGACAACAATTTACCACACAAACAAGAGTTGATAAGCAAAAACTGACAGAATCAGAGCTAGAAAGGCTTTTGTTAGATTTATAACTAACAACTCCTTAAATCAATCtcaaatataacaaaaacaGGCCTTAAAACTTCGGTTTGGCTGCTGAGAAACTATTGGAAaggagaaaatattaaaatattaaaaaattcaaacctttaATCCTTCCATACTTTTGAGAAACTACATGATTGAcaagattcaaaattttattccctaCATGATTGACAAGATTCAAAGATTTTccccaaacaaaattaaacaaaataccCAGATTCAATTATGCATATGCAAatcaaacacatacacacacaaaaaattgaaaagattgGAAAAAGCAACAACTTACTTAAGGCTTGTTCTGCAGATAACCTTCTTGAAACATCCCTACAAATCATCTTCCTCAACAAGTCCTTGGCTGCAGAAGACACTGACCTGAAAATCCTCGTAGGAAATCTCAAGTTTCCCCTCAAAACCGCCTCGAAAATCTCAGACACGGACTCACCATAAAAGGGAGGAACCCCGGCTAACATTATATACAATATGACTCCACAGCTCCACACATCGACTTTATCATTGTAGTCTCTTCCCATCAAAACCTCAGGAGCAACGTAGTATGGCGTTCCCACCACACCTGATTCCGTGCAATTTCCTTCAGGTAACCATACTGCAGAGCCAAAATCAGCAACCTTCAGATTGTTTCTTGAATCAAACAACAAGTTATCAGGCTTGATATCTCTGTGCACAACACCAAGCTTGTGACAATAGGATATCGCTTCAAGAAGTTGCTTCATATACAGTGAAGCTTCATGTTCAGAGAACGGTCTTTGGATTATCTTGTCGTATAGAGTAAAGGGTTCGCAAAGCTCCATTACCATGCTAAGAGAGTCTTCGTTTTCGAAGACATCGAAGAGTTGAACAATGTTGGGGTGTGGAGAAAGAAGGGTCATGATCTTTGGCTCGTTTTCAAGACATTCACGGTCTGTTTGATCGGTAAGAGAGCGTTTGTCAATGGTTTTGCAGGCAAAAAACTCAGATTTGATCGAGTGGAAACATCTTGAAATGGTGCCGAATTTGCCACGGCCGATTTCTTCACAAAGCTGGTAGTTGTTCTTCAATGTCTCACACATTTGCTTGTTGGTTtgtatgagtttttttttgggtggggttgtgtgtgtgtttctcagTAAAAGTCTTATGTATTATTTATAGAAGAATTGTAAAGAGGGTTTTGGAATGGAATAGATAAAGGAATATCCGTTTGGTGGGTATGCCAGTTATGATTTACTacttttttggtagaaaaacAGAAGCTGTGGTTGCCTTGTTCATTTTGGTGTATTTTGACAGTAACTGCAACGTCACAGCAGTTCATTAGtactacatttttatttttgctacacAACAATTTTGACATAAGTGATGAGACAATACATTATActaattgataataataaatattttagaggCATTGAGTTTGTTGTGATGTATCTAGACGTAATg contains the following coding sequences:
- the LOC115959046 gene encoding phosphoenolpyruvate carboxylase kinase 2-like; the protein is MCETLKNNYQLCEEIGRGKFGTISRCFHSIKSEFFACKTIDKRSLTDQTDRECLENEPKIMTLLSPHPNIVQLFDVFENEDSLSMVMELCEPFTLYDKIIQRPFSEHEASLYMKQLLEAISYCHKLGVVHRDIKPDNLLFDSRNNLKVADFGSAVWLPEGNCTESGVVGTPYYVAPEVLMGRDYNDKVDVWSCGVILYIMLAGVPPFYGESVSEIFEAVLRGNLRFPTRIFRSVSSAAKDLLRKMICRDVSRRLSAEQALRHPWILNEGTSAIE